The Synechococcus sp. WH 8101 sequence CCAGGGGTTTCGTCAGAAACGGGAGGTGGTGTCGCTGCTGCGGCGCGCGGGTTTTGGTGCGATTGCGCCGGAGAACCTGAGCGAGGAGCTCAAGGCGATGGTGAACAAGAAAAAGGTGGCGCTGTTGGCAGCCGGTGAGTCACGCCGCCGGATTCCGAGCACGGCGGCGATTGAGACCTGGCTGGATCAGGTGATGGAGGAGGACGTGCTCTGGGGCTGGGTGTTTGCGATGGTGGCGACCTATGGGCTCCGGCCGCTCGCGACCAGCACAAAGAAAACCCCTAAGCCATGCCCAGGGGTTCCAAGATTTGTGCTGCGGGCTTCACCCGCAAGACTCACAAGCAGAACGGTAGAAACTGTGTTCGGCAGGCGGCAAAGCCATCGACCAGAGCACCAAGGCCGATCTGGTGTGCAATACCAGCACCTGTCAATCCTTCGGTGATGATGCCGATCACGATCCCAAGCATGGCGGCGCGGCCGTTGTACAGCTCAACGCGCTTGAGTTGCTCAAGATGGATCTGGTGAGATGCGCGGTCTTGATACCACTTCTCGTTGGCGGGAGTGTTTGTCATGACCTCAACCGAGGCCGATCTGGGACAGGATTCCCTGGCCAGTGAGCAATTCGGTACCGAGGCCGATGACAAAACCGAGCATGGCGAGACGGCCATTCCAGGTTTCGGCAAATTCAACGAAGCCAAAGCGTCCAGAAGATTCAGTCATTTGTTGTGCAGAGTATTGGGGCTAATTGATTGTTAAGA is a genomic window containing:
- a CDS encoding chlorophyll a/b-binding protein; translation: MTNTPANEKWYQDRASHQIHLEQLKRVELYNGRAAMLGIVIGIITEGLTGAGIAHQIGLGALVDGFAACRTQFLPFCL
- a CDS encoding chlorophyll a/b-binding protein, with product MTESSGRFGFVEFAETWNGRLAMLGFVIGLGTELLTGQGILSQIGLG